One Dictyoglomus thermophilum H-6-12 DNA window includes the following coding sequences:
- a CDS encoding DUF2202 domain-containing protein, with amino-acid sequence MKRFVLMLGILLMSFTLFSNLGISAVNLSSQEIKDILHMREEEKLARDVYTTLYNLYKIPTFYNISKSEQTHMNAVKTLINYYNLKDPITDDSVGKFSDPKFTELYNNLIERGKKSVIEALKVGILIEELDIKDLQEAISRTNKADIIRVYTNLLKGSQNHKEAFIKVLQRYGESYTPTYTN; translated from the coding sequence ATGAAAAGATTTGTATTGATGTTAGGAATTCTTCTTATGTCCTTCACTCTATTTAGTAATTTAGGAATTTCTGCAGTAAATCTTAGTTCCCAAGAAATTAAAGATATACTTCATATGAGGGAGGAGGAAAAATTAGCAAGAGATGTATATACAACTTTATACAACCTTTACAAAATTCCTACTTTTTATAACATATCAAAATCAGAACAAACTCATATGAATGCTGTAAAGACTTTAATTAATTACTACAATCTAAAGGATCCAATAACAGATGATAGTGTCGGAAAATTCTCAGATCCTAAATTCACAGAACTTTACAATAATTTAATAGAAAGAGGCAAAAAATCAGTAATTGAAGCCTTAAAAGTTGGAATTTTAATTGAAGAACTTGACATAAAAGATTTACAGGAGGCAATAAGTAGAACCAATAAAGCCGACATAATAAGGGTTTATACAAATTTATTAAAAGGATCCCAAAATCATAAGGAAGCTTTTATAAAGGTTCTACAAAGATATGGAGAAAGCTATACTCCAACTTATACAAATTAA
- a CDS encoding Clp1/GlmU family protein — protein sequence MIDIPPLWQQTADDILLKKGVVIVIGLPNSGKSTFVKFLASYGVKNNLKVAIINSDLGQADIGVPGTISLSLLENELFSFENLPIKSWYFIGEITPTGRFLQVITGVRRLLDEAKKMADIVIINTCGLVKGRLGKILKYYKTFVINPDHIVAIQTDNELDPLLKIIGRLSKNVYKIPKSILARERPPEERREFREKRYEMYFQNAKTLLFPIYLVHSIDKYIDFQKEDYTGRLVGLIDEKENLLELGIIQEVNLEKRNLLIFTPLKEIDKVKRIEIGSIKLKVIREM from the coding sequence ATGATAGATATACCTCCTTTATGGCAACAAACGGCAGACGATATTCTGCTTAAAAAGGGAGTCGTTATTGTTATAGGATTGCCCAATTCTGGAAAAAGTACCTTTGTAAAATTTCTTGCAAGTTATGGAGTAAAAAACAATTTAAAAGTAGCCATCATTAATTCTGACTTAGGACAGGCAGATATTGGTGTACCAGGAACCATATCTTTAAGCCTTTTAGAAAATGAACTTTTCTCTTTTGAAAACCTACCTATAAAAAGCTGGTATTTTATTGGAGAGATAACTCCTACAGGAAGATTTCTACAAGTAATTACGGGAGTAAGAAGACTTCTTGATGAAGCTAAAAAAATGGCTGACATAGTAATCATAAACACCTGTGGCCTTGTAAAGGGTAGATTAGGGAAAATCTTAAAATATTATAAAACCTTTGTAATAAATCCTGACCATATAGTTGCTATACAGACTGATAATGAGCTTGACCCTCTTTTAAAAATCATAGGAAGACTTTCTAAAAATGTGTATAAAATACCCAAAAGCATTCTTGCAAGAGAAAGACCTCCTGAAGAGAGAAGAGAGTTTAGGGAAAAAAGATATGAGATGTACTTTCAAAATGCAAAAACGTTACTTTTTCCTATATACTTGGTACATTCTATAGACAAGTATATAGACTTTCAAAAAGAGGACTATACAGGAAGACTTGTAGGGCTAATTGATGAAAAAGAAAACCTATTAGAACTTGGAATAATTCAGGAGGTAAATTTAGAAAAGAGAAACCTGCTAATTTTTACCCCTTTAAAAGAGATAGACAAAGTAAAAAGAATTGAAATAGGAAGTATCAAATTAAAAGTGATAAGAGAAATGTAA
- the rsfS gene encoding ribosome silencing factor, with product MNFLESREKAIRVARIVLEKKAENVIIIDVSQISGLTDYLVICTGLTNTQRKAIQRSVEEEMEKLGFTPRGIEGREGTGWTLLDYYDLIVHIFSPRAREFYDIESLYENVPKITEF from the coding sequence ATGAATTTCTTGGAGAGTAGAGAAAAAGCCATAAGAGTTGCCCGTATTGTGTTGGAGAAGAAAGCAGAAAATGTAATAATAATTGATGTATCCCAAATATCAGGACTTACCGATTACCTTGTTATATGCACAGGACTTACTAACACTCAAAGAAAAGCAATCCAAAGAAGTGTGGAAGAGGAAATGGAAAAATTAGGTTTTACTCCAAGAGGTATCGAGGGAAGAGAAGGCACTGGATGGACTTTACTTGATTACTATGATCTAATAGTACATATCTTCTCACCAAGAGCAAGAGAATTTTACGACATAGAATCTCTCTACGAGAATGTTCCTAAAATAACTGAATTTTAA
- a CDS encoding LCP family protein: MKKWKAVVIGILVLLIVLIAVGVGGYYYIQNSFNYTPTKNYPVLEKVELLDVAFNKIEKINVALLGVDERKTDPGRSDTIIIISLDVKNKKVNILSIPRDTRVYIQDHGFTKINHAYAYGGVPLSLKTLESFLNIPIHYYVKVNFQQFEKFIDAIGGVDIEVERRMYYRDKTDKFLVDLTPGVHHLNGREALGYVRFRHDPMGDLARVERQQKFLMALFKQMKEKINLLNMPQYISLAGSIFETNVSLMEGIVIASKFMDISEEDIHTFIMPGTTETINGISYVIPDESKLKDILEQYFKPNNIKEG, encoded by the coding sequence ATGAAAAAATGGAAGGCAGTTGTAATAGGAATTTTAGTACTCCTTATAGTCTTAATAGCTGTAGGAGTAGGAGGATATTACTACATCCAAAATAGCTTCAATTACACTCCTACAAAGAATTATCCTGTTTTAGAAAAAGTAGAGCTTTTAGATGTAGCCTTTAATAAAATCGAAAAAATAAACGTTGCTCTCTTAGGAGTAGACGAGCGAAAGACGGATCCGGGAAGAAGTGATACTATTATAATTATCTCCTTAGATGTTAAAAATAAAAAGGTCAATATTCTCTCTATTCCGAGAGACACAAGGGTATATATACAAGACCATGGTTTTACCAAAATAAATCATGCTTATGCCTATGGAGGAGTACCTCTTTCACTAAAAACTTTAGAAAGTTTTTTAAACATTCCTATACACTACTATGTAAAAGTAAATTTTCAACAATTTGAAAAGTTTATTGATGCCATCGGAGGTGTAGACATAGAAGTAGAAAGGAGAATGTATTATAGAGACAAAACTGATAAATTTCTTGTAGATCTTACCCCAGGGGTACATCATTTAAACGGTAGGGAAGCTCTTGGTTATGTGAGATTTAGACATGATCCAATGGGAGATTTAGCAAGAGTAGAAAGACAGCAAAAATTCCTTATGGCTCTTTTTAAGCAAATGAAAGAAAAAATAAATCTTCTAAACATGCCCCAATACATATCTTTGGCTGGCTCTATTTTTGAAACCAATGTATCCCTTATGGAAGGTATTGTAATAGCTTCAAAGTTTATGGATATAAGTGAAGAGGATATACATACTTTTATAATGCCAGGCACTACTGAGACTATAAATGGCATAAGCTATGTTATTCCTGATGAAAGTAAATTAAAAGACATTTTAGAGCAATATTTTAAACCTAATAATATAAAGGAGGGGTGA
- a CDS encoding RNA recognition motif domain-containing protein, whose amino-acid sequence MSKTLYVGNLPWSTTEEELKNIFASHGTVYSARIISDRNTGRSKGFGFVEVDESEAEKMISALNNTEVKGRRIIVNEAKPREERPRERRNRG is encoded by the coding sequence ATGAGCAAGACTTTGTATGTAGGTAATTTACCTTGGTCAACAACAGAAGAGGAACTAAAAAATATCTTCGCAAGCCACGGTACTGTATATTCTGCAAGAATCATATCTGACAGAAATACAGGAAGATCTAAAGGATTTGGCTTTGTAGAGGTAGATGAAAGCGAAGCTGAGAAAATGATCTCTGCTCTTAATAACACAGAGGTTAAGGGAAGAAGAATAATCGTTAACGAGGCAAAACCAAGGGAAGAAAGACCACGTGAGAGAAGAAACCGTGGTTAA
- a CDS encoding SPL family radical SAM protein, whose translation MVIKEINCKTAISKCKFPDGGWAINPYIGCSHGCIYCYARFMKKFTKHTERWGDFVDVKINMPEILSKEIKKERYKNGNIYVGTVTDPYQPLEEKYEITRKVLEILSEYPYPVSILTKSDLVLRDIDILKRFKNVDVNFTLNTLDEDWKNLVEPNSPPIENRILAISKLKEENIKVYAMMGPFWPFFSDAEELIKTFKVLGIEEIYTESFNTIGGTFTEVEDRMAQYYPNILPRMKEILFNKDNFNNFYSLIRENLFELSKQYGIKINIYFGRGHSKFKETTFTSSSYDV comes from the coding sequence ATGGTTATAAAAGAAATAAATTGTAAGACGGCTATTTCTAAGTGTAAATTCCCTGATGGTGGATGGGCAATAAATCCATATATTGGGTGCTCTCATGGATGTATTTATTGTTATGCAAGGTTTATGAAAAAATTTACAAAACATACTGAGAGATGGGGAGATTTTGTAGATGTAAAAATAAATATGCCTGAAATTCTCAGCAAAGAGATTAAAAAAGAAAGATACAAAAATGGTAACATCTATGTAGGTACAGTTACGGATCCATATCAACCATTAGAGGAAAAGTATGAGATTACTAGAAAGGTTCTTGAGATTTTGTCAGAGTATCCTTATCCTGTAAGCATACTTACAAAATCTGATCTTGTATTAAGGGATATTGATATTCTTAAGAGGTTTAAAAATGTTGATGTAAATTTCACATTAAATACCCTTGATGAAGATTGGAAAAATTTGGTAGAGCCAAACTCTCCTCCTATAGAAAATAGAATTTTAGCTATAAGTAAATTAAAAGAAGAGAATATAAAAGTATATGCAATGATGGGGCCTTTTTGGCCCTTCTTTTCAGACGCAGAGGAATTAATTAAAACCTTTAAGGTTCTTGGAATAGAAGAGATATACACAGAAAGTTTCAATACTATTGGTGGGACTTTTACCGAAGTAGAAGATAGGATGGCTCAGTATTATCCCAATATTCTTCCAAGAATGAAGGAGATTCTTTTTAATAAGGATAACTTTAATAATTTTTATTCTCTCATAAGAGAAAACTTATTTGAACTGTCAAAGCAGTATGGAATAAAAATAAACATATATTTTGGCAGAGGTCACAGTAAATTTAAAGAAACTACATTTACCTCATCTTCTTATGATGTTTAA
- a CDS encoding polysaccharide deacetylase family protein — MRNMKRLNIINKMIFIIILIFFSISYSYSYVELRADINSHNEINPGFIPYYSNEVLVLTYHVLDKKVKGPISISPQLFEEHIRYLKNAGFHPITPETLREFMEGKTDIPDNAVLITFDDGYESFYKLAYPILEKYRVPAINFIIVSMVGKVGAFPHLTWNEMKEMLKSNLIYFGSHTYDSHHLVRTGLFSQAPALVGHIYKPLFYRESDEEYKSRISGDLWYSKYLLEKNLNIEVKDLCFPYGAYNSTVLEIAKELGYEVFYTTNKGINKPGKDKYIIIKRLNAGSYNMSLTRFQSMLFKYIILSHPQIHTNKFIKNSFKHHKKMR, encoded by the coding sequence ATGAGGAATATGAAAAGATTAAATATTATTAATAAAATGATTTTTATTATAATCCTAATTTTCTTTTCCATTTCCTATAGCTATTCTTATGTAGAGTTGAGAGCTGATATTAATTCTCATAATGAGATTAATCCTGGTTTTATTCCCTATTACTCCAATGAGGTCTTAGTTTTAACTTATCATGTACTAGATAAAAAAGTAAAAGGCCCTATTAGTATTTCTCCCCAACTTTTTGAAGAGCATATAAGATATTTAAAAAATGCGGGATTTCATCCAATAACTCCAGAGACTTTAAGAGAGTTTATGGAAGGAAAAACAGATATCCCTGACAATGCAGTACTCATAACTTTCGATGACGGATATGAAAGTTTTTATAAACTTGCTTACCCTATTCTGGAAAAATATAGAGTACCTGCAATAAACTTTATTATTGTATCCATGGTAGGCAAAGTTGGTGCTTTTCCTCATCTTACCTGGAATGAAATGAAAGAAATGCTAAAAAGCAATCTTATATACTTTGGATCTCATACTTATGATTCCCATCATCTTGTGAGAACAGGACTCTTTAGTCAAGCCCCAGCCCTTGTAGGACATATCTATAAACCTCTTTTCTACAGAGAAAGTGATGAAGAATATAAATCAAGAATCTCTGGAGATTTATGGTACTCAAAATATCTTCTTGAAAAGAACTTAAATATTGAAGTAAAAGATCTTTGTTTCCCATATGGAGCTTATAATTCTACTGTGTTAGAGATCGCTAAAGAACTAGGATACGAAGTTTTCTATACTACTAACAAGGGAATTAATAAACCTGGAAAAGATAAATATATAATAATTAAGCGATTGAATGCAGGAAGTTATAATATGAGTCTAACTAGGTTTCAAAGTATGCTTTTTAAATATATAATATTAAGCCATCCCCAAATTCACACAAATAAGTTCATCAAGAATTCATTTAAACATCATAAGAAGATGAGGTAA
- a CDS encoding LacI family DNA-binding transcriptional regulator, giving the protein MKKTKSITMKDIAQKVGVSIATVSRVLNYDENFAVSDEVKRKIFEAAEEVNYYPKKYRRTKTYKKILIVKAYSEKVELEDTYYLSLRVTIERLLRMNEFFAEIKDDNLSLEELENYHGVIILGNLEEKKLYSFLSKNLNIILVDFSCDNPYVDSVVVNYKLGVKQALEYLLVLGHKKIGIISGRENTGNMDMRELYFRKFLQEKNLLNENYIFYGDFTPHGGYMAAKEMLNLPDKPTAIFVSNDSMAIGCYKAIYELGLKIPEDISIVGFNNISISRFMTPPLTTVNVSVEEMAETSLYLLKDRLKRNRKIGKKVTISTELLVRESCKEV; this is encoded by the coding sequence ATGAAGAAAACAAAGTCAATTACAATGAAAGATATAGCTCAAAAAGTTGGGGTTTCTATAGCAACAGTTTCTAGGGTTTTGAATTATGATGAGAATTTTGCAGTTTCTGACGAAGTTAAAAGAAAGATTTTTGAGGCTGCAGAAGAAGTAAACTATTATCCTAAAAAATATAGGAGAACTAAAACCTATAAAAAGATATTAATTGTTAAAGCATACTCTGAAAAAGTCGAGCTAGAGGATACTTATTACTTATCTCTTCGTGTAACTATTGAGCGGTTGCTTAGAATGAACGAATTTTTTGCGGAGATTAAAGATGATAATTTAAGTTTAGAAGAGCTTGAAAATTATCATGGGGTAATAATTTTAGGAAATTTAGAAGAAAAAAAACTTTATAGCTTTTTGTCTAAGAATCTAAATATTATTTTAGTAGATTTTTCTTGTGACAATCCATATGTGGATAGTGTTGTAGTAAACTATAAATTGGGAGTTAAGCAGGCTTTAGAATATTTACTAGTTTTAGGACATAAAAAAATTGGAATTATAAGCGGAAGAGAAAATACGGGGAACATGGATATGAGAGAGTTATACTTTCGCAAATTTTTGCAAGAGAAAAATTTATTAAATGAGAATTATATATTTTATGGAGATTTTACCCCTCATGGGGGATATATGGCTGCAAAGGAAATGCTAAATCTTCCTGATAAACCAACTGCAATATTTGTTTCTAATGATTCTATGGCTATTGGATGTTATAAGGCAATTTATGAATTGGGATTGAAAATTCCTGAAGATATAAGTATTGTTGGTTTTAATAATATATCAATTTCGCGTTTTATGACACCTCCTTTAACTACAGTTAATGTTTCAGTTGAAGAAATGGCTGAGACATCTTTATATTTGCTTAAAGATAGACTAAAGAGAAACCGTAAAATTGGCAAGAAAGTTACTATTTCAACAGAGCTTCTAGTGAGGGAAAGTTGTAAAGAAGTTTAA
- a CDS encoding DMT family transporter encodes MHNLSFSYISSYISLILATTIWGFGFVAVKESVTHITPIQVLFIRFFSSAFFLIIIYYNSIRSSRLQTIKRGFILGFFLFLAFWTQTIGIFYTTPGKNAFLTSTNVVIVPFLYWLIRGKKPKFFHIVSALLCVLGVFLLSYSGDAFYLNKGDFFSLLCALFFGFHIVFTDIFIKNDDLINLSFWQFLTVSLISLLLILIKYNFVWFKNLVFIIIGEKNKRLLFSLVYICLFSTLLAYILQTYSQKFIKPYITSIILSTEAIWGYLASYLLYKEDINLPTILGCGLILSSAIIVSLIDLKTN; translated from the coding sequence ATGCATAATTTGTCTTTTTCGTATATAAGTTCGTATATAAGCTTAATTTTAGCAACGACCATATGGGGATTTGGCTTTGTAGCTGTTAAAGAAAGTGTAACACATATTACCCCTATACAAGTATTGTTTATCAGATTTTTCTCTTCTGCCTTTTTCCTTATTATTATTTACTATAACTCTATCAGGAGTTCTAGATTACAAACAATAAAAAGAGGATTTATATTAGGCTTTTTTCTTTTTCTTGCTTTTTGGACTCAAACTATAGGTATATTCTATACTACTCCTGGAAAGAATGCCTTTCTTACAAGTACTAACGTGGTTATAGTACCATTTTTATATTGGTTAATAAGAGGGAAAAAACCAAAATTCTTTCACATAGTTTCAGCCTTATTATGTGTACTAGGAGTTTTTTTATTATCATATTCTGGAGATGCTTTTTATCTAAATAAAGGAGATTTTTTTAGCCTATTATGCGCTCTGTTTTTTGGATTTCACATAGTTTTTACTGATATTTTCATAAAAAATGATGACCTGATAAATTTATCCTTTTGGCAATTTTTAACTGTTTCTTTAATCTCTTTGCTCCTTATCTTAATAAAATATAATTTTGTTTGGTTTAAAAATCTTGTATTTATTATTATAGGAGAAAAAAACAAAAGACTTTTATTTAGCTTGGTCTACATTTGTTTATTCAGCACCTTATTAGCCTACATATTACAAACCTACTCCCAAAAATTCATAAAACCTTATATTACTTCAATTATACTAAGTACTGAAGCTATTTGGGGATATTTAGCTTCTTACCTTTTATATAAAGAGGATATAAACTTACCTACTATACTTGGGTGTGGGCTCATTTTATCTAGTGCTATTATCGTATCTCTAATCGATCTTAAAACAAATTAG
- the ebgA gene encoding beta-galactosidase subunit alpha, whose translation MIKTWENHKITNINRLPARSYFYSYPTLESASYFEKKLSLGYKLLNGKWKFLYLEAPEYSPEGFQKKDFDDSNWQEIYVPGSWEIQGFGKPNYTDLLYIFPLNPPYVPTENPCGIYRTWFFIPANWLDKRIIIKFHGVSSAFHLWLNGFEIGYSKGSRLTSEFDISKYVVEGPNLLTVRVYKWSDGSYLEGQDMWKLAGIIRDVEIGVEPLDGIFDFFVKTDLSEDYKKGNIKLNLKFWNFVEEITFEYILADEYNNIIYSDNFKVSGNELNIISPYFDIKKWSDEEPYLYNLFLILRKNQEIIQVIPQKIGFRKIEILGNKFLLNGVPIKLKGINRHEFYPSFGYFTPMDIAEKDIKLLKQYNINSIRTSHYPNSPYFYDLCDKYGVYVISECDIETHGFELVDKHNYLANNPEWENAFIDRIERTVHRDKNHPSIIMWSLGNESSFGINFEKCAKKIREIDNTRMIHYEGDKEGRVTDVFSTMYTWLEPENESKSLLEVIKNCNKPYILCEYGHAMGTGPGGLKDYQELFEAHENFQGAFIWEFCDHGLPIQNKGYGYGGDFGDEPNDSNFCIDGILFPDRTIKPGFLELKKIFEPIKIELLNIEKGIFVIKNLYNFISLDHLLVVYSIWNNNGIIKSGEITPSNIPPRCKKEIEVEDVIKIRNNENIKQETFIDFYVILKEDTPWAKRGHIVSYFQYRIKEEEIKEETSLINNHTKTPISVIEKGDILEIIGEDIKITFDKVKAKLIEGEKNSKKIRLFGPFFNFWRPPIDNDKNITSDYINKYHLPFIKERVDKFEIKDFKDFLNIETQILYGTINSTWFYVIDYSYHIYPTGDIIIKISAKTKGDKDKAPNMLPKLGFKWYLSRDLRNVRWFGRGPHTNYIDMKESALIGCYEDYVENLMVSYIKPQDSANRSDCKYVSLTDDYGVGIFVSTSKSFDFSAYPYEDTEIQKAKHNWELKKSNFITLNIDYKNNALGTNSCGQNQLLKYRCKYEDFSIELFISIFNHYEISENLKYLISKKLLRRDK comes from the coding sequence ATGATTAAGACTTGGGAAAATCACAAAATAACTAACATAAATAGACTACCTGCAAGATCCTACTTCTACTCGTACCCAACTCTAGAATCTGCCTCTTACTTCGAAAAAAAATTATCCTTAGGATATAAATTATTGAATGGAAAATGGAAATTTCTTTACTTAGAAGCTCCAGAATATTCGCCAGAAGGATTTCAAAAGAAAGATTTTGATGACTCTAATTGGCAAGAAATCTACGTTCCTGGAAGTTGGGAGATACAAGGCTTTGGAAAACCCAATTATACTGATCTATTATATATTTTCCCATTAAATCCCCCTTATGTTCCTACGGAAAATCCTTGCGGAATTTACAGAACCTGGTTTTTTATTCCTGCAAATTGGCTTGATAAAAGAATAATAATCAAATTTCATGGAGTCTCTTCAGCTTTCCACTTATGGTTAAACGGCTTTGAAATTGGATATAGCAAAGGTTCAAGATTAACCTCAGAATTCGATATAAGTAAATATGTTGTAGAAGGCCCAAATTTACTTACAGTAAGAGTATACAAATGGTCAGATGGGAGTTATCTGGAAGGCCAAGATATGTGGAAACTCGCAGGAATCATAAGAGATGTTGAGATTGGAGTCGAACCTTTAGATGGTATATTTGACTTCTTCGTAAAAACGGATTTAAGCGAAGATTATAAGAAGGGGAATATAAAACTTAACCTAAAATTCTGGAACTTTGTAGAAGAAATTACTTTCGAATATATTCTTGCGGATGAATATAATAATATAATATATTCAGATAACTTTAAAGTATCTGGTAACGAACTAAACATTATTTCTCCTTATTTTGATATAAAAAAATGGTCTGATGAAGAGCCATATTTATACAATCTTTTTCTAATTCTTAGGAAAAACCAAGAAATAATACAAGTAATTCCACAAAAAATTGGATTTAGAAAAATAGAAATATTAGGAAATAAGTTTTTACTAAATGGTGTTCCAATCAAATTGAAGGGAATTAATAGACATGAGTTTTATCCTAGTTTTGGATATTTTACCCCCATGGACATTGCAGAAAAAGATATAAAACTTCTAAAACAGTACAATATAAATTCCATTAGAACATCACATTATCCAAATTCTCCTTACTTCTATGATCTATGTGATAAATATGGTGTATACGTGATTTCTGAATGTGATATTGAAACTCATGGTTTCGAACTTGTTGACAAGCATAACTACCTTGCTAACAACCCTGAATGGGAAAATGCCTTTATTGATCGTATTGAAAGAACAGTTCATAGAGATAAGAATCATCCTTCTATAATAATGTGGTCCTTAGGTAATGAATCTTCTTTTGGAATAAATTTTGAAAAATGTGCAAAAAAAATACGAGAAATTGACAATACTCGAATGATTCACTATGAGGGTGACAAAGAAGGCAGAGTCACAGATGTATTTTCTACTATGTATACATGGCTTGAACCTGAGAATGAAAGTAAATCTCTACTAGAAGTTATTAAGAACTGCAATAAACCATATATTCTGTGTGAGTACGGACATGCAATGGGCACAGGACCTGGTGGATTAAAGGATTATCAAGAATTATTTGAAGCACATGAAAACTTTCAGGGAGCCTTTATATGGGAGTTTTGTGATCATGGATTACCTATCCAAAATAAAGGTTATGGATATGGAGGGGATTTTGGAGATGAACCTAATGATAGTAACTTCTGTATAGATGGAATACTTTTTCCTGATAGAACTATTAAACCAGGCTTTTTAGAGTTAAAAAAAATCTTTGAACCAATAAAAATTGAATTGCTTAATATTGAAAAAGGCATCTTTGTAATTAAGAACTTATATAATTTTATTTCTTTAGATCACTTGTTAGTTGTTTATTCGATTTGGAACAATAATGGCATAATTAAAAGTGGAGAAATTACACCATCTAACATTCCTCCAAGGTGTAAAAAAGAAATAGAAGTAGAAGATGTCATAAAAATCAGAAATAATGAAAACATAAAACAGGAAACTTTCATTGATTTTTATGTTATTCTAAAGGAAGATACACCTTGGGCTAAAAGAGGGCATATTGTTTCATACTTTCAATATAGAATTAAAGAAGAAGAAATTAAAGAAGAAACCTCTCTCATAAATAACCATACTAAAACTCCCATATCTGTCATTGAAAAGGGAGATATTCTTGAAATAATAGGGGAAGACATAAAAATAACATTTGATAAAGTAAAAGCAAAACTAATAGAAGGAGAAAAAAACAGCAAAAAAATCAGACTCTTCGGTCCTTTCTTTAATTTCTGGAGACCACCTATTGACAATGACAAAAATATCACAAGTGACTATATAAATAAATATCATTTACCTTTTATAAAAGAGAGAGTTGATAAATTTGAGATAAAAGACTTTAAAGATTTTTTAAACATAGAGACTCAAATCTTATATGGAACAATAAACTCTACTTGGTTCTATGTGATAGATTATTCATATCATATATATCCTACAGGAGACATTATTATAAAAATATCCGCGAAAACTAAAGGAGATAAAGACAAAGCCCCCAATATGCTCCCTAAACTTGGTTTCAAATGGTATCTTTCTAGAGATCTAAGAAACGTAAGATGGTTTGGAAGAGGACCGCACACAAATTACATAGACATGAAAGAATCAGCACTTATAGGATGTTATGAGGATTATGTCGAAAATCTCATGGTAAGTTATATAAAACCTCAAGATTCAGCTAATAGAAGCGATTGTAAGTATGTGAGTCTTACAGATGATTATGGGGTTGGAATTTTTGTTAGTACTAGTAAATCTTTTGATTTCAGCGCATATCCTTATGAAGATACTGAAATTCAGAAAGCAAAGCATAATTGGGAGTTAAAGAAAAGCAATTTCATAACTCTAAACATAGACTACAAGAATAATGCATTAGGAACTAACTCCTGCGGACAAAACCAACTATTAAAATATCGTTGTAAATACGAAGATTTTTCAATAGAACTTTTTATTTCAATATTTAACCATTATGAAATTTCCGAAAACCTGAAATATCTTATTTCAAAGAAATTACTTAGGAGGGACAAATAA